The following are encoded together in the Bradyrhizobium algeriense genome:
- the ugpB gene encoding sn-glycerol-3-phosphate ABC transporter substrate-binding protein UgpB, with protein MRAWEPIYRRRGRARKSPVKLALRFLQFAALAATALASPAQAATEIMWWHAMSGELGKQLEKLAADFNASQSDYRIVPTYKGNYTETVTAAIFAFRSRSQPAIVQVNEIATATMMAAKGAIYPVFDLMRDQSEPFSPEAYLPAVTGYYSDVAGNMLSFPFNVSTPILYYNKDLFRAAGLDPEVAPKTWAEVGAAAKRLRAAGSPCGLTTSWPSWVHVENFSAFHNLPLATRANGFGGLDAELTFNNQDVVRHIAQLAEWQATKVFDYSGRGQSAEPRFQKGECAIFIGSSGTRADIKANSKFEVGYGMIPYRPETTGAPQNSIIGGATLWVLRDRPRTEYAGVARFFAYLSKPEVQAAWHQHTGYLPITRAAFDLTRAQGFYDRDPGAAIGIEQLTLKPPTENSKGIRLGSFVLIRSVIDEELEQVFSAKQSAQAALDLAVERGNRLLRQFERANPDR; from the coding sequence ATGAGGGCTTGGGAACCCATTTATCGAAGGCGCGGCAGAGCAAGGAAATCACCAGTGAAATTGGCCTTGAGATTCTTGCAATTCGCAGCCCTCGCCGCCACGGCGCTTGCGTCTCCGGCGCAGGCCGCCACCGAAATCATGTGGTGGCACGCGATGTCGGGGGAGCTCGGCAAGCAGCTCGAAAAGCTGGCGGCCGATTTCAATGCGTCGCAGTCCGACTATCGGATCGTGCCGACATACAAGGGCAACTACACCGAGACGGTGACGGCAGCGATCTTCGCGTTCCGTTCGCGAAGCCAGCCCGCCATCGTCCAGGTCAACGAGATCGCGACTGCGACCATGATGGCGGCAAAGGGCGCGATCTATCCGGTGTTCGACTTGATGCGCGATCAGTCGGAGCCTTTCTCGCCGGAGGCGTATCTGCCGGCCGTGACCGGCTATTATTCCGACGTCGCCGGCAACATGCTGTCGTTTCCGTTCAATGTCTCGACGCCGATCCTCTACTATAACAAGGACCTGTTTCGCGCCGCGGGCCTCGATCCGGAGGTGGCGCCGAAGACCTGGGCCGAGGTCGGCGCTGCGGCGAAGCGCCTGCGCGCGGCCGGCTCGCCTTGCGGGCTCACCACGTCCTGGCCTTCCTGGGTCCATGTCGAGAATTTTTCCGCGTTCCACAATCTGCCATTGGCGACCCGGGCCAATGGCTTTGGCGGTCTCGATGCGGAGCTGACCTTCAATAACCAGGACGTGGTCCGGCACATCGCGCAGCTCGCGGAATGGCAGGCGACGAAAGTTTTTGACTATAGCGGCCGCGGGCAATCGGCCGAGCCGCGTTTTCAGAAGGGCGAATGCGCCATCTTCATCGGCTCGTCCGGGACGCGCGCCGACATCAAGGCCAATTCCAAATTCGAGGTCGGTTACGGCATGATCCCGTACCGGCCCGAAACTACAGGCGCCCCGCAAAACTCCATTATCGGCGGCGCCACGCTTTGGGTGCTGCGCGACCGGCCGCGCACCGAATATGCCGGCGTCGCGCGGTTCTTCGCCTATCTGTCGAAGCCGGAAGTCCAGGCCGCCTGGCACCAGCACACCGGCTATCTGCCGATCACCCGCGCCGCCTTCGACCTCACCCGCGCGCAAGGCTTCTACGATCGCGATCCCGGTGCGGCGATCGGTATCGAGCAACTCACCTTGAAGCCGCCGACCGAGAATTCGAAGGGAATCCGGCTTGGGTCCTTTGTGCTGATCCGCAGCGTGATCGACGAAGAACTCGAGCAGGTTTTCAGCGCCAAGCAGTCCGCGCAGGCAGCCCTCGACCTCGCCGTCGAGCGCGGCAATCGCCTGCTGCGCCAGTTCGAGCGGGCCAATCCGGACAGATAG
- a CDS encoding aminoglycoside 3'-phosphotransferase/choline kinase family protein → MTASLPAFTDYEPFRAWRADPAQWLPIARDIARSHGLACAAPHVFTTGTNVVVALDEKLILKIFPPFLRSQFASERSTLAQLRGQLRIAIPETVAEGERDGWPYLVITRLSGVLGGDAWPSMPEADKERVLAEIGETIAEVQRVPAGVLAQIEPNWDVFMPGQIEGCRARHERLGLPQKFLDGLDELLRDTAPMLIALDGPPVILTGEYIPENFLLSRDGGGWHLAGLIDFGDVMTGRGEYDLLGPSAFMTAGMPRRVRSLFGGFGYSAADITPDLKRRLMVLLLLHRHSDPARSICIAGWQQKAADLRELQDLLWPI, encoded by the coding sequence ATGACCGCATCGCTGCCGGCATTCACCGACTACGAACCCTTCCGCGCCTGGCGCGCCGATCCGGCGCAATGGCTGCCGATCGCGCGCGATATCGCCCGCAGCCACGGCCTGGCATGCGCGGCGCCGCACGTCTTCACCACCGGCACCAACGTCGTCGTGGCGCTCGATGAAAAACTCATCCTGAAGATTTTCCCGCCATTTCTTCGCAGCCAATTTGCTTCAGAACGAAGCACGCTCGCGCAGCTCCGTGGACAGCTTCGTATCGCGATCCCCGAAACCGTCGCCGAAGGGGAGCGCGACGGATGGCCATATCTCGTCATCACGCGGCTGTCGGGGGTGTTGGGTGGGGACGCGTGGCCGTCTATGCCGGAAGCGGACAAGGAACGCGTTCTTGCCGAAATAGGCGAGACCATTGCCGAGGTGCAGCGCGTTCCTGCCGGGGTGCTCGCGCAGATCGAGCCGAACTGGGACGTCTTCATGCCCGGGCAGATCGAGGGATGCCGTGCGCGGCACGAGCGTCTCGGATTGCCGCAGAAATTTCTGGATGGACTGGACGAACTGCTGCGCGATACGGCGCCCATGCTGATTGCGCTGGACGGGCCGCCGGTGATCCTGACCGGCGAATACATCCCGGAGAATTTCCTGCTGAGCCGCGATGGCGGCGGTTGGCACCTCGCTGGGTTGATCGATTTCGGCGACGTGATGACGGGCAGGGGCGAATACGACCTGCTGGGGCCGAGCGCCTTCATGACCGCCGGCATGCCGCGGCGGGTGCGGAGCCTGTTTGGGGGCTTCGGATATTCGGCTGCGGATATCACGCCCGACCTGAAACGGCGGCTGATGGTGCTGTTGCTGCTGCATCGTCACAGTGATCCCGCCAGAAGCATCTGTATCGCGGGCTGGCAGCAGAAGGCCGCTGACCTCCGTGAACTGCAGGATTTGCTCTGGCCCATTTGA
- a CDS encoding ABC transporter substrate-binding protein: protein MKRRDFLKSVTGVAAGAMVPAPAIWSAAKADARSETLLIVSESGPNNLDIHGVGTNVPGYEVSWNCYDRLISHEMKSGPGGVPYYDRDKFKPELAEDMNVGDMSVTFKLKKKATFHDGAPVTAKDVKWSLDRAVSVGGFPTFQMGAGSLTKPEQFVVVDDNTVRVDFAKKDRLTLPDLAVIVPCIVNSELVKKNATEKDPWGLEYTKQQTAGSGAYKVTKWTAGTEVIMERNDSWVGGPLPKVKRVIWRMVPQAGNRRALLERGDADISYDLPNKDFVELKDSGKLNIVSVPYSNGVQYIGMNVKIPPFDNPKVRQAVACAIPYQKIMDAVLFGLAKPMFGAAADKATEVAWPQPTKYVTDIAKAKALLAEAGHPNGFETTLSFDLGFAGVNEPLCVLVQESLAQIGIKTTINKIPGANWRTELNKKVLPLYTNVFSGWLDYPEYFFIWCYDGKNSIFNTMSYQSKAMDEFIHGAVDAAAIGNTAKYDTDVKGFVDLAFKDIPRIPLYQPYVNVAMQKNVSGYQYWFHRRLDYRALVKA from the coding sequence ATGAAGCGTCGCGATTTCCTCAAATCCGTCACCGGCGTTGCCGCGGGCGCGATGGTGCCCGCGCCGGCGATCTGGTCCGCGGCCAAGGCTGATGCGCGGTCGGAAACGCTGTTGATTGTCTCGGAAAGCGGCCCCAACAACCTCGACATTCACGGCGTCGGCACCAACGTGCCCGGCTATGAAGTGTCGTGGAATTGTTACGACCGCCTGATCAGCCACGAGATGAAGAGCGGTCCGGGCGGCGTGCCGTATTACGACCGCGACAAGTTCAAGCCTGAACTTGCCGAGGACATGAATGTCGGCGACATGTCGGTCACCTTCAAGCTGAAGAAGAAAGCCACGTTCCACGATGGCGCGCCGGTCACGGCCAAGGACGTCAAGTGGTCGCTCGATCGCGCGGTGAGCGTCGGCGGTTTTCCGACCTTCCAGATGGGCGCGGGCTCCCTGACCAAGCCCGAGCAGTTCGTCGTCGTCGACGACAACACGGTACGGGTCGATTTTGCCAAGAAGGATCGCCTGACTCTGCCGGATCTCGCGGTCATCGTCCCCTGCATCGTCAATTCCGAGCTGGTGAAGAAGAACGCCACCGAGAAGGATCCCTGGGGTCTCGAATACACCAAGCAGCAGACCGCGGGCTCCGGCGCCTACAAAGTGACGAAGTGGACCGCCGGCACCGAAGTCATCATGGAGCGCAACGATTCGTGGGTCGGCGGTCCCTTGCCGAAGGTCAAGCGCGTGATCTGGCGCATGGTGCCGCAAGCCGGCAACCGCCGCGCGCTGCTGGAGCGCGGCGACGCCGACATCTCCTACGATCTGCCGAACAAGGATTTCGTCGAGCTGAAGGACAGCGGCAAGCTCAACATCGTCTCGGTGCCGTATTCCAATGGCGTCCAGTACATCGGCATGAACGTCAAGATCCCGCCGTTCGACAATCCCAAGGTTCGGCAGGCCGTCGCGTGCGCGATCCCCTACCAGAAGATCATGGATGCGGTGCTGTTCGGCCTGGCCAAGCCGATGTTCGGCGCCGCTGCCGACAAGGCCACCGAGGTGGCGTGGCCGCAGCCGACCAAATACGTCACTGACATCGCCAAGGCCAAGGCATTGCTGGCGGAGGCCGGCCATCCCAACGGTTTCGAGACCACGCTGTCGTTCGACCTCGGCTTCGCCGGCGTCAACGAACCGCTCTGCGTGCTGGTGCAGGAGAGCCTCGCGCAGATCGGCATCAAGACCACCATCAACAAGATCCCCGGCGCCAACTGGCGCACCGAACTGAACAAGAAGGTGCTGCCGCTCTACACCAACGTGTTTTCCGGCTGGCTCGATTATCCCGAGTATTTCTTCATCTGGTGCTATGACGGCAAGAATTCGATCTTCAACACCATGAGCTACCAGTCAAAGGCGATGGACGAGTTCATCCACGGCGCCGTCGACGCCGCGGCGATCGGCAACACCGCCAAATACGACACCGACGTAAAGGGTTTTGTCGATCTCGCCTTCAAGGACATCCCGCGCATCCCGCTGTATCAGCCCTATGTCAACGTCGCGATGCAGAAGAATGTGTCGGGCTATCAGTACTGGTTCCACCGTCGCCTGGATTATCGCGCGCTCGTGAAAGCATAA
- a CDS encoding ABC transporter permease has product MLTMIGKRLMFAIPSLIGVVIVTFLLTRALPGDPAAYFAGPAASKEAIEQIRKKLGFDKPLIEQFFRYTNDLAHGDFGNSLTTGQPVATEIRNRLPASAELTLLGLVVSVMIAIPLGVLAATRPGSWIDHLCRITTTAGVSLPVFFTGLVLVYVFYFRLGWSPAPLGRLDVFYSAPPAVTGLYLIDALIARDLETFRSALSQLILPAATLAIFSLAPIARMTRASMLAVLASDFVRTARASGLSPSTVIVTYAFRNAMLPVITTLSMVFSFLLGANVLVEKVFAWPGIGSYAVEALISSDFAPVQGFVLTMAVMYVLLNLIIDILYGVIDPRVRLEG; this is encoded by the coding sequence ATGCTGACCATGATCGGCAAGCGGCTGATGTTTGCGATCCCGTCGCTGATCGGGGTCGTGATCGTCACGTTCCTCCTGACGCGCGCATTGCCCGGCGATCCCGCGGCTTATTTCGCCGGACCCGCGGCGAGCAAGGAAGCCATTGAGCAGATCCGCAAGAAACTCGGCTTCGACAAGCCGCTGATCGAGCAGTTTTTCCGCTACACCAACGATCTCGCGCATGGCGATTTCGGCAACTCGCTCACCACGGGCCAGCCGGTCGCGACCGAAATTCGCAACCGCCTGCCGGCATCTGCCGAACTGACGCTGCTCGGCCTCGTCGTTTCGGTCATGATAGCCATCCCGCTCGGCGTGCTGGCGGCAACGCGCCCGGGCTCCTGGATCGACCATCTCTGTCGCATCACCACGACGGCCGGTGTATCGCTGCCGGTATTCTTTACAGGTCTGGTGCTGGTCTATGTGTTCTATTTCCGCCTCGGCTGGTCGCCGGCGCCGCTCGGCCGCCTCGACGTGTTCTATAGCGCGCCGCCCGCCGTGACCGGCCTTTATCTGATCGACGCCCTGATCGCGCGCGATCTCGAGACATTTCGTTCCGCGCTGAGCCAGTTGATCCTGCCGGCGGCAACGCTTGCAATCTTCTCGCTGGCGCCGATCGCGCGCATGACGCGGGCCTCGATGCTGGCGGTGCTGGCGTCCGATTTCGTCCGCACCGCGCGCGCCAGCGGGCTGTCGCCGTCGACCGTGATCGTCACCTACGCGTTTCGCAACGCGATGCTACCGGTCATCACCACGCTCAGCATGGTGTTCTCGTTCCTGCTGGGGGCCAATGTGCTGGTCGAGAAAGTTTTCGCCTGGCCCGGCATCGGCTCCTACGCGGTGGAAGCGCTGATCTCGTCGGATTTCGCGCCGGTGCAGGGTTTCGTGCTGACCATGGCGGTCATGTACGTGCTGCTCAATCTGATCATCGACATTCTCTACGGCGTGATCGATCCGCGCGTGCGACTGGAAGGGTGA
- a CDS encoding ABC transporter permease translates to MSSVAPAAEPVGPARTSGLSAMFEHTRYVLGENRVTAFAFGLLVIILFAAIFGPYIVPYDPLASDTAAALKPPSAAHWFGTDQLGRDIFSRVVVATRLDTFIAVASVALVFLMGGLAGIAAGYFGGWTDRIVGRVADTIMAFPLFVLAMGIVAALGNTVQNIIIATAIVNFPLYARVARAEANVRRNAGFVQAARLSGNGEMRILLVHILPNIMPIMIVQMSLTMGYAILNAAGLSFIGLGVRPPTAEWGIMVAEGAGFMVSGEWWIALFPGLALMIAVFCFNLLGDGLRDIVDPQRRT, encoded by the coding sequence ATGAGTAGCGTTGCGCCTGCCGCTGAGCCCGTCGGACCCGCGCGTACCTCGGGACTATCAGCGATGTTTGAGCACACCCGCTACGTGCTCGGCGAGAACCGCGTCACGGCGTTCGCCTTCGGCCTCTTGGTGATCATCCTGTTCGCCGCGATCTTCGGCCCCTACATCGTGCCTTACGATCCGCTCGCCAGCGATACCGCTGCAGCCCTGAAACCGCCATCCGCGGCGCACTGGTTCGGCACCGATCAATTGGGCCGCGACATTTTCAGCCGCGTCGTCGTCGCCACGCGGCTCGATACCTTCATCGCGGTCGCCTCCGTGGCATTGGTGTTCCTGATGGGCGGGCTGGCCGGCATCGCCGCCGGTTATTTCGGCGGCTGGACCGACCGTATCGTCGGCCGTGTCGCCGACACCATCATGGCGTTTCCGCTGTTCGTGCTGGCGATGGGCATCGTCGCAGCGCTCGGCAATACCGTGCAGAACATCATCATCGCCACCGCGATCGTGAACTTTCCGCTCTATGCCCGCGTGGCGCGGGCCGAGGCGAACGTGCGCCGCAACGCCGGCTTCGTGCAGGCGGCGCGGCTGTCGGGCAACGGCGAAATGCGGATTCTGCTGGTGCACATCCTGCCCAACATCATGCCGATCATGATCGTGCAGATGTCGCTCACCATGGGTTACGCCATTCTCAACGCCGCCGGCCTCTCCTTCATCGGGCTCGGCGTGCGGCCGCCGACGGCGGAATGGGGCATCATGGTCGCGGAAGGCGCGGGCTTCATGGTGTCGGGCGAATGGTGGATCGCGCTGTTCCCGGGGCTTGCGCTGATGATCGCGGTGTTCTGCTTCAATTTGCTCGGCGACGGCCTGCGCGACATCGTCGATCCGCAGCGGAGGACGTGA
- a CDS encoding ABC transporter ATP-binding protein encodes MTAQPLLDVNDLTVEFTTRRGIVKAVQHVNISVGKGETLGIVGESGSGKSVTSYAVMRILDRAGRIADGSVMFSGIDVRAASENEMRDLRGREISMIFQNPRAALNPIRKVGDQIEDVLRQHVQSAGSDRGEKAIEALEQVKIARPRERYHAYPFELSGGMCQRVVIALALACNPQLLIADEPTTGLDVTTQKAVMDLIVELTKRRNMSTILITHDLGLAAAYCDRVVVMEKGRVVETAKSADIFARPEHAYTKKLMRATPRIGVSLRDLLPEEDPAALSSASPRARGEADARSAAGEGLPPRTAIVERAPHPDPLPVKDGEREQKPLLLVEKLVKEYPRQGATAVLGKLFSRKPPVETEIFRAVDGIGFTVGHGESVGLVGESGCGKSTTSMMVMRLLDQTSGRILFDGEEIGAILPQAFARLPQRKSIQMVFQDPTDSLNPRFTAARAIADPIMQLGDVRGRDALRARCEELAGLVGLPINLLDRFPHQLSGGQKARVGIARAIALHPKLVILDEPTAALDVSVQAVVLNLLQDLKASMGMSYLFVSHDLNVVRLLCDRVIVMRAGRIVEQGSSERVLGDPQDAYTKELLTAIPHPPLPVH; translated from the coding sequence ATGACCGCCCAGCCCCTGCTCGACGTCAACGACCTCACCGTCGAATTCACCACGCGCCGTGGCATCGTCAAGGCGGTGCAGCACGTCAACATCTCGGTCGGCAAGGGCGAAACGCTTGGCATCGTCGGCGAGTCCGGCTCCGGCAAATCGGTGACATCTTATGCCGTAATGCGGATCCTCGACCGCGCCGGCCGGATCGCCGACGGCTCGGTGATGTTCTCCGGCATCGACGTCAGGGCCGCGAGCGAAAACGAGATGCGCGATTTGCGCGGCCGCGAAATCTCGATGATCTTTCAGAATCCGCGCGCGGCGCTGAACCCGATCCGGAAAGTGGGCGACCAGATCGAGGACGTGCTGCGCCAGCATGTGCAGAGCGCGGGCAGCGACCGCGGCGAGAAGGCGATCGAGGCGCTGGAGCAAGTCAAGATCGCCCGTCCCCGCGAGCGCTATCACGCCTATCCGTTCGAACTTTCCGGCGGCATGTGCCAGCGCGTCGTGATCGCGCTGGCGCTGGCCTGCAATCCGCAGCTCCTGATCGCGGACGAACCGACCACCGGCCTCGACGTCACCACGCAGAAGGCGGTGATGGATTTGATCGTGGAACTGACCAAGCGCCGGAATATGTCGACCATCCTGATCACACATGATCTGGGGCTCGCCGCCGCCTATTGCGACCGCGTGGTGGTGATGGAGAAGGGCCGGGTGGTGGAGACGGCGAAGTCAGCGGATATCTTTGCCAGGCCCGAGCACGCCTATACGAAGAAACTGATGCGCGCGACGCCGAGGATCGGCGTGTCGTTGCGGGATTTGCTGCCGGAAGAAGACCCTGCGGCGCTTTCTTCAGCCTCGCCCCGCGCGCGGGGAGAGGCCGACGCACGAAGTGCGGCGGGTGAGGGGCTGCCTCCGCGGACTGCGATCGTGGAGAGAGCCCCTCACCCCGACCCTCTCCCCGTGAAGGACGGGGAGAGGGAGCAGAAACCCCTCCTCCTCGTCGAAAAGCTCGTCAAGGAATATCCGCGCCAAGGCGCCACCGCCGTGCTCGGCAAACTGTTCTCCCGCAAGCCGCCGGTCGAGACGGAAATATTCCGCGCGGTTGACGGCATCGGCTTCACCGTCGGGCATGGCGAGAGCGTCGGCCTGGTCGGCGAGTCCGGCTGCGGCAAATCCACCACATCGATGATGGTGATGCGGCTGCTCGACCAGACCTCCGGCCGCATCCTGTTCGATGGCGAGGAAATCGGCGCCATCCTGCCGCAGGCCTTTGCGCGACTGCCGCAGCGCAAGAGCATCCAGATGGTGTTCCAGGACCCGACCGACAGCCTCAACCCGCGCTTCACGGCGGCGCGGGCCATCGCTGATCCGATCATGCAGCTCGGCGACGTCAGGGGACGTGACGCGCTGCGCGCGCGCTGCGAGGAGTTGGCCGGCCTGGTCGGCCTGCCCATCAACCTGCTCGATCGCTTTCCGCACCAATTATCCGGCGGCCAGAAGGCCCGTGTCGGCATCGCACGCGCCATCGCGCTGCATCCAAAGCTCGTGATCCTCGACGAGCCGACGGCGGCGCTCGACGTCTCCGTGCAGGCCGTCGTGCTCAATCTGCTGCAGGATCTCAAGGCGTCGATGGGCATGAGTTATTTGTTTGTGTCCCATGATTTGAACGTGGTGCGCTTGCTGTGCGATCGTGTCATCGTGATGCGTGCGGGGCGAATCGTCGAGCAGGGCTCGTCCGAGCGCGTGCTCGGCGATCCGCAGGATGCCTACACCAAGGAATTGCTGACGGCGATCCCGCATCCGCCGTTGCCGGTTCACTAG
- a CDS encoding DUF4089 domain-containing protein: MPADPLDDYINAVSNALALPVEEAWRPAVRANLEVSLRLARLVDEFPLPDETEPASVYTA; encoded by the coding sequence ATGCCCGCCGATCCGCTGGACGATTACATCAACGCCGTATCCAACGCGCTGGCGCTGCCGGTCGAGGAAGCCTGGCGGCCTGCCGTGCGGGCAAATCTCGAAGTGTCGCTGAGGCTGGCGCGGCTGGTCGATGAATTCCCGCTGCCGGACGAAACCGAGCCGGCCAGTGTCTACACAGCCTGA